In Panicum virgatum strain AP13 chromosome 4N, P.virgatum_v5, whole genome shotgun sequence, a single window of DNA contains:
- the LOC120670843 gene encoding uncharacterized protein LOC120670843 — MLHGRIIPDDAVRLAPRHHAIITDDAVSESRSACQRPPQRPLLDRVLAVVSVRRAVNSPAMADVLAVGSERRVLISGYGLPAPAPPPPPPPPPESLLGRLDQIDLRLRQLEEQRDDGAVARRAPPHQAQHHHTKSLPSALQHVQVRGTLMDRLNLLESRIRQLGCELDLDVGGKAGSYADAAAHLGLGSSSSVAPPPVEDPAWSDTAPMSEPRRDPAAVMMPAPASSKPAPAPDGKSWSAAEILQRGARQLHRSKTNPPNKVKNVKEAKCACQKEKRKAERGRTSRRWFTVGC, encoded by the exons ATGCTCCATGGCCGGATCATCCCTGACGACGCGGTCCGCCTGGCGCCACGCCACCATGCCATTATAACCGACGACGCCGTTAGCGAGAGCCGCAGCGCGTGCCAACGGCCTCCGCAACGACCGCTCCTCGATCGCGTGCTGGCAGTCGTGTCAGTCCGGCGCGCCGTGAactcgcccgccatggccgacgTGCTGGCCGTGGGCTCGGAGCGCCGCGTCCTCATCAGCGGCTACGGCCTCCCCGcgcctgccccgccgccgccgcctccgccgccgccggagagccTGCTCGGCCGCCTCGACCAGATCGACCTCCGG TTGCGGCAGCTGGAGGAGCAGCGGGACGACGGCGccgtggcgcggcgcgcgccgccgcaccagGCGCAGCACCACCACACCAAGTCCCTGCCGTCGGCGCTGCAGCACGTGCAGGTGCGGGGCACGCTCATGGACCGCCTCAACCTGCTCGAGTCGCGCATCAGGCAGCTCGGCTGCGAGCTGGACCTGGACGTCGGCGGCAAGGCCGGGAGCTACGCTGACGCCGCCGCCCATCTCGGGCTGGGGAGCTCCTCgtccgtggcgccgccgccggtcgaggACCCCGCGTGGTCCGACACCGCGCCGATGTCGGAGCCCCGCAGGGACCCGGCGGCGGTGATGATGCCCGCGCCCGCCAGCAGcaagccggcgccggcgccggacggGAAGAGCTGGAGCGCCGCGGAGATCCTGCAGAGGGGCGCGCGCCAGCTCCACCGCAGCAAAACCAACCCACCCAATAAG GTGAAGAACGTGAAGGAGGCAAAATGTGCGTGccagaaggagaagaggaaggcgGAGCGCGGCCGGACGAGCAGGAGATGGTTCACCGTCGGATGCTGA
- the LOC120670841 gene encoding gibberellin 2-beta-dioxygenase 8-like, giving the protein MATGTEAPPATAAAAAVADPSCPPFPLLEEEGQHEREEEQVPHGGDLELPTVDLEAPGEALAAACRRLGVFRLANHGVPADLSARLFAVARDVLGRAAFHDKQAQPGYFWGTPALSSLRVRDVNWVEGFHLALGPDQQPTAAAGGPPPSSSPDLAALADLAREYGAHMARVARTLFDALAAALGLGAGQASAYLAEHDGFLRVYRYPPCPEPGHLGMEAHTDSSVLTVINQDVVGGLQVLHGGAWRDVAPGGGGTGTGTGTLLVNLGDMARAMSGDAFRSVRHRVAASWGDERLSLCYFAFPRDDAVISCRGSRYRPFTYAEFREQVQADIKATGSKVGLERFLVLH; this is encoded by the coding sequence ATGGCGACGGGAACGGaagcgccgccggcgaccgcagccgccgccgccgtggcggacCCGTCGTGCCCGCCGTTCCCTCTCCTCGAGGAGGAAGGGCAGcacgagcgggaggaggagcaggtacCGCACGGTGGGGACCTGGAACTCCCAACCGTTGACCTGGAGGCGCCGGGggaggcgctggcggcggcgtgccggcgcCTCGGCGTCTTCCGGCTCGCCAACCACGGCGTCCCGGCGGACCTCTCGGCGCGCCTCTTCGCGGTGGCCCGGGACGTGCTGGGCCGGGCGGCGTTCCACGACAAGCAGGCCCAGCCCGGCTACTTCTGGGGCACGCCGGCGCTCTCCTCGCTCCGCGTCAGGGACGTCAACTGGGTCGAGGGCTTCCACCTCGCCCTGGGCCCAGATCAGCagccaaccgccgccgccggcggcccgccgccttcctcctccccggACCTCGCCGCGCTGGCGGACCTCGCGCGCGAGTACGGCGCGCACATGGCGCGGGTGGCGCGGACGCTGTtcgacgccctcgccgccgcgctggggCTCGGCGCGGGCCAGGCGTCGGCCTACCTCGCCGAGCACGACGGGTTCCTGCGGGTGTACCGGTACCCGCCGTGCCCGGAGCCCGGGCACCTCGGGATGGAGGCCCACACCGACAGctccgtgctcacggtcatcaACCAGGACGTCGTCGGGGGCCTGCAggtgctccacggcggcgcgtggcgcgacGTCGCGCCGGGgggcggcggcaccggcaccggcaccggcacgcTGCTGGTGAACCTGGGCGACATGGCGCGGGCGATGAGCGGCGACGCGTTCCGGAGCGTGCGGCACCGTGTGGCGGCCAGCTGGGGCGACGAGAGGCTGTCGCTGTGCTACTTCGCGTTCCCGCGCGACGACGCCGTCATCAGCTGCCGGGGCAGCAGGTACCGGCCCTTCACCTACGCCGAGTTCCGGGAGCAGGTGCAGGCCGACATCAAGGCCACCGGATCCAAGGTCGGGCTCGAGCGCTTCCTTGTTCTCCATTGA
- the LOC120670840 gene encoding probable receptor-like protein kinase At2g21480, which produces MRRGALPLALLAALAAVAAVAGQGRPVTDSGAQTPPTPSSFTPKDSFLIDCGSTAAVTAGGKSYKTDAQANHLLAAKDAIRVADDKADVPSPVYSTARVFKEEAVYSFPLAVPGWHFIRIYLFPLKGGDVDLASATFSVVTDDYVLLHSFTPENKPVLKEYLVNATENRLALKFQPLSGSAAFVNALEVVNAPDELITDSALAIAPLGETTGLAHEAYQVLYRLNVGGPAIGPANDTLGRRWDPDTPYVQSKEAVKDVSVPASTIKFPDGTSRLVAPTAVYASAAKMADADVGNANFNLTWKVDVDASFGYLVRLFFADIVSKAANDLYFDVYINGRKAVSGLDLSTVTGGELAAPYYKDLVVNQSVATDKLSVQVGPMGQDTGRIDALLNGMEVLKISNSVGALDGEFGVDGRRADDGSGSRKAVAAVGFAMMFGAFAGLGAMVVKWYKRPQDWERSSSFSSWLLPIHTGQSFTTGSKGGYGSHRSGNTFSSTMGLGRFFTFAEIQAATGNFDEKAIIGVGGFGNVYVGEIDDGTKVAVKRGSAESEQGINEFNTEIQMLSKLRHRHLVSLIGYCDENSEMILVYEYMHNGVFRDHIYGKEGVLPPLPWKQRLEICIGAARGLHYLHTGTAQGIIHRDVKTTNILLDDNFVAKVSDFGLSKDGPGMNQLHVSTAVKGSFGYLDPEYFRCQQLTDKSDVYSFGVVLLEALCARPPIDPQLPREQVSLAEWGMQWKRKGLIEKIMDPKLAGTVNPESLGKFAETAEKCLAEFGSDRISMGDVLWNLEYALQLQDANPPEGAQQDADDADGSVVGGSSTVAAGGVTAVPDQSTTAAGELFQQLADMKGR; this is translated from the coding sequence ATGCGCCGCGGGGCGCTCCCGCTGGCGCTGCTGGCCgcgctggcggcggtggcggcggtggccgggcaGGGCCGGCCCGTCACCGACAGCGGCGCGCAGACGCCGCCCACGCCGTCCAGCTTCACGCCCAAGGACAGCTTCCTCATCGACTGCGGCAGCACGGCGGCCGTGACGGCGGGGGGCAAGTCCTACAAGACCGACGCGCAGGCCAACCACCTGCTCGCCGCCAAGGACGCCATCCGCGTCGCCGACGACAAGGCCGACGTGCCCTCGCCGGTCTACTCCACCGCGCGGGTCTTCAAGGAGGAGGCCGTCTACAGCTTCCCGCTCGCCGTCCCCGGCTGGCACTTCATCCGCATCTACCTCTTCCCGCTCAagggcggcgacgtcgacctCGCCTCCGCCACCTTCAGCGTCGTCACCGACGACTACGTCCTGCTCCACAGCTTCACCCCGGAGAACAAGCCCGTGCTCAAGGAGTACCTCGTCAACGCCACCGAGAACCGCCTCGCCCTCAAGTTCCAGCCGCTCTCGGGCTCCGCCGCCTTCGTCAACGCCCTCGAGGTCGTCAACGCCCCCGACGAGCTCATCACCGACTCGGCGCTCGCCATCGCGCCGCTCGGCGAGACCACCGGCCTCGCGCACGAGGCGTACCAGGTGCTCTACCGGCTCAACGTCGGCGGCCCGGCCATCGGCCCCGCCAACGACACGCTCGGCCGGCGGTGGGACCCCGACACGCCGTACGTGCAGTCCAAGGAGGCGGTCAAGGACGTGTCCGTGCCCGCCAGCACCATCAAGTTCCCCGACGGGACGTCCAGGCTCGTCGCGCCCACGGCGGTGTACGCGAGCGCCGCCAAGATGGCGGACGCCGACGTCGGGAACGCCAACTTCAACCTGACGTGgaaggtggacgtggacgcgtCCTTCGGCTACCTGGTCCGGCTCTTCTTCGCCGACATCGTGAGCAAGGCCGCCAACGACCTCTACTTCGACGTGTACATCAACGGGCGCAAGGCCGTCTCCGGGCTGGACCTGTCGACGGtgaccggcggcgagctggCGGCGCCCTACTACAAGGACTTGGTGGTGAACCAGTCGGTGGCGACGGACAAGCTGAGCGTccaggtggggcccatggggcAGGACACGGGGCGCATCGACGCGCTGCTCAACGGCATGGAGGTGCTCAAGATCAGCAACTCGGTGGGCGCCCTGGACGGCGAGTTCGGCGTGGACGGGCGCCGGGCTGACGACGGCAGCGGCAGCCggaaggcggtggcggcagtGGGGTTCGCGATGATGTTCGGCGCGTTCGCGGGGCTGGGCGCCATGGTGGTGAAGTGGTACAAGCGCCCCCAGGACTGGGAGCGGTCGAGCAGTTTCTCGTCGTGGCTGCTGCCCATCCACACGGGGCAGTCCTTCACCACGGGCAGCAAGGGCGGGTACGGGTCCCACCGGAGCGGCAACACCTTCTCGTCCACCATGGGCCTGGGGCGCTTCTTCACCTTCGCGGAGATCCAGGCGGCGACGGGCAACTTCGACGAGAAGGCCATCATTGGCGTGGGCGGGTTCGGCAACGTGTACGTGGGCGAGATCGACGACGGCACCAAGGTGGCGGTGAAGCGTGGGAGCGCCGAGTCGGAGCAGGGCATCAACGAGTTCAACACGGAGATCCAGATGCTGTCCAAGCTGCGGCACCGGCACCTGGTGTCCCTCATCGGCTACTGCGACGAGAACTCGGAGATGATCCTGGTGTACGAGTACATGCACAACGGCGTGTTCCGGGACCACATCTACGGCAAGGAGGgcgtgctgccgccgctgccgtggaAGCAGCGGCTGGAGATCTGCatcggcgccgcccgcggcctGCACTACCTGCACACGGGCACGGCGCAGGGCATCATCCACCGCGACGTCAAGACCACCAACATCCTGCTCGACGACAACTTCGTGGCCAAGGTCTCCGACTTCGGGCTCTCCAAGGACGGGCCCGGGATGAACCAGCTCCACGTCAGCACCGCCGTGAAGGGCAGCTTCGGCTACCTGGACCCGGAGTACTTCCGGTGCCAGCAGCTGACGGACAAGTCGGACGTCTACTCCTTCGGGGTGGTGCTGCTGGAGGCGCTGTGCGCGCGGCCGCCCATCGACCCGCAGCTGCCGCGGGAGCAGGTCAGCCTCGCCGAGTGGGGGATGCAGTGGAAGCGCAAGGGCCTCATCGAGAAGATCATGGACCCCAAGCTCGCCGGCACCGTCAACCCCGAGTCGCTCGGCAAGTTCGCCGAGACCGCCGAGAAGTGCCTCGCCGAGTTCGGCAGCGACCGCATCTCCATGGGCGACGTGCTCTGGAACCTCGAGTACGCGCTGCAGCTGCAGGACGCCAACCCGCCCGAGGGCGCGCAGCAGGacgccgacgacgccgacggCTCCGTCGTCGGCGGCTCCTccacggtcgccgccggcggcgtcacCGCCGTGCCCGACCagtccaccaccgccgccggggagcTCTTCCAGCAGCTCGCCGACATGAAGGGGAGGTGA